TGCTGAATCTATTGCAACCTGTGTAGCAGAATCAGTACCAAATGATTAGCTGGATTTGGAAAGATATTTCCACACATTCAGGGTTGACAAAAGTTGGAACATCAGATTCAAAATTAGAAGCAGTATTACATTCCGTCCATTACCTGGTGTCCACAAATTTCATGAGTCCTCCGAGAAACACGCTCTGCCACACCATCCTCCGCAAAAGTTACAAAACCAAAGCCCCGATGACCAGTTCTTTTTGGGTCCTACAATCAAAACCATTCTCAGTAGAATACACAGAAGAAACCTATCAATTCAAATTGTGTTTTTCTATAATTATTAAGGATGCAGGAAATATTATACCTTGGGGACATAGACATCTATGATACGACCAAATCTGCCAAAATAGTGGCGAAGATCTTCAACGCTTGCCTCCTGTGGAAGCCTACCAACAAAGATCTTTTTGCCCATTCCCCGCACAGCTGGTTCGGCAACCCCTCCTACACAGATAAACAGGATCAGCGAAGATATACGCGTGCATAAATTCACAAATTAACAGCAACGAAAACTTGCATGCAGACTCACTTGCGTATCCTAAGCTTGGATGATCATACATTGTAGGAGCACCCAGTGCAGCGTATCTAGTTGCTGCAGTGATATATGCATTATATGCCCCATATCCACCCTGTGGTACTCTGCTTGGTGGTGGTTGTCTCATGTGAGTGGAGTCGTCATCCTAAAAACTTAGAGGCTAAGTTAATTCCAATAAATGAACAAGAATTGACAAAAATTAAATATTCACAAGAATTTCTACAGATATTAACTTCTGGGAGTCCTGGACTCACTCAAAGGGGTATAATGTACTACCTTTGGGGTTGCTCGATCCACAACTATCGTTGAACCttccaattcatgagtttcagacaTCAAAGTGTCCACAGAATCTGCCAAAACAACAGCACATCTTCAATCTTAACATAACTAAAATGCTTGCAGTATCCTAAATTTGAAAATGAGTATAATTATTTTTGTAGCGTAAACAACCTGCAGTTTCATAAGTAATGAACCCAATTCCACGATGAGCTTTTGAGCCTTGATCCTGCAAATCATGAATAAGTCATATAAAACATAGAATAATCTCCACAGATAGGAAATGCCCTTCCACATGTGCTTTTCAGCATGTAATGAAATATGAGAAGGGGATTTCAAAACTAACCTTGGGCATGTATATATCTGTTATCTCACCATAGGTTTCAAAATAACTGGAAAGGATGACACAGCTGGATTAGTTACTTCTTTTCCATGATTGTAGAACTCTCAACAACAAACACAGAAGACTACATTAAGCAGAAAGTTCTGGTTATTATATAATTCTTAGAGAAGAACTCACCTTCGGAATATTGCTTCCGTTACAGTCTGTGGGATTCTGGCCACAAAAATCCTTGTTACTTTCTTAGAAGGTGCTCTCATTTCTTCCTGTAAAGACGACCATATAAGTGCATGAGTATTTCTACAGTAACAAGTGGGATATTAACTTTTCAAACAACCTCGAGAGAGTAGTGCTGGTAAACAAAAACGAGACTGTAGCTTAAAGCAGCTTTAGCACTACAACCTTTGGTGTGGCAACTTTTACTTCCAGAATTCTGTTACCAAGAAAGTGCTCACTTTCCAGGGCATTCTGTTGCCAAAAAAGTGCACAGAAACAAGTCAGGCAAGAAAAcaagattttgaaaaaaaatcaatacTATGCATATGACATTGTCAAAGAATTAGCATGATTAAGCACAGTAACATAATGCACCAGACCAGTAAACTATACAAGttgagaaaccaaaaaaaaaaaaggtggtaAGTAACAAAATGTTTTACCTTCGCATCCTCAACCTCTGCAAAAGTTACATAACCAAAACCACGAGAGCGCCCAGTTGACCGTTCCTGTAATACAAAGTCATGTAGAAAAGAAAACCCCAAAAACCCAGATTGATTAGGAATTGCTTGATATCCGCCAAGACTTGAGCTTTACAATATCGATAACGGTAacaaaaaaatcattcaaactcAGGTCCTCTGCTACCAAATACTAAGAATTGGAGCACGAAATAACTAAAAGGTGAATTATGACATCGAAACTAACACAGTGAATTCTAAAATAAACATCAAACTAGGAGCATGAAAATGCATAAACCCTAACCTTCATCACTATAACATCTTCTAGCTCTCCAAATTTGCTCATGTAGTCTCTCAAGCCGTCAGTATCAACATCCCATGGGATACCAAGAACCTGGAAAACAACCACAAGATAAATTACCAAAATTTAGTAGAAAACTAACTGTAATTCCAGGTTAGAAGCTGAAAATGACATCATTTATCTCAAAGCTAACAATTTGGGGGTAATAGAGGAAAATACGAACCACAAGCTTGTTCTCCATGACGATTTGAGAagaacccaaaccctaatttcaaaattccTTTCAAAGAGAGAGAAACCAAGATAATTAACACTCTGGGTCTCTCTAAAAATCCTTTTACCCCCTCACAATAGCTCTCTCCGCTCTATCTATCTCCCTGATTCTCTCTACCTCTCTCACACTAGATATTTCCTGCATAATCACACACAAGATTTTCTCTATCTCACACACACAATAACtgtaacaacaacaagaagaatggTAGCAACGTAAACTTAATGAAGAcaccatttatttttctagtttttctgatcaaacaacaaaaataacaacCATAAcaatttattttatatattgattgatTTAATACTCTCACCAACCGATCGATCTCAAACAAAAACCCTAGCTTTCTCTGCTTTTTCTCACCTCGCTCGCTCGCCGCTCCGCTCCTTTCTTCTGCGCTAAAAATTATTCATCCGTGATTTTGGCTTTTCTGTTCTTCTCTCTACCTGTCTTCTTTttccaaaattataaaattattattCCCTAGGGAGTATCGTACGCCTTGATCACATTATCCGGTTTGGTGTTCACAGGTGAAACACGGCTAGTTAAAcacacatgtttttttttttttttaaaaatagatAAAGCAGGCATAAGCCTGAAAGTTACATGACAACACCAAAGAAATACAACAAGACTGACCGTGAAATACTCTCAAACAGGACCAAGCAACAAATCTCCGATAATAGAATCCCAGTTAACAGAATCACGTATACTAGAATCACAAGTAACCAGTAACAGTAGTAATCACACCCGATATACGGGAGAGATAAGTAACAGTAACACCTGCTTACATACGGGAGAGCTTGGATCGTTGAAACATGATCCACAACCCTATAGCAAAGTTTAATTTTTTTCTGAAGACCATGACCTTCCAAGAACGATTTATTAGAATCTCCGCCGGCCGGAAACCATTGAACTCGCCAGAAAAGTCTTCGGAGCTGATGATCCTGCATGAGAAACTCATTACCAAACTTGGGGCTGTCGAACAGATAGTGACCCGAACTTAAGCATACCATTACAGAGATTACAAGATCCATATTCAAAAGTAACAAAAAAGTCCTAAACATCCTGAAACTAGACGAAAAGCATAAACAAAGCGAGATCTATAAAGAAATTGATTTGTTACTCGACCTAGAACACTAGGATTACATAAATTTAAAATAGTACACAAAACAAACcgatcaacacaatcatcttggGTGAAACCCAAACTGCAAAATGGAGAAGATGTTGATGATGCCGAAAGTAAAGATTATGTTGCTTCAGTTTGATCACCGAACAACACAAAGAGTGAGGATACgagttgatttcttcttctcacaTGAGCAGATCTCAACTCAGCATAATCATTCAACCATCCAATAAACAACCCCAGAAAACTGCAAAGAAAACAATACCATAAAACCCATAAAG
This is a stretch of genomic DNA from Papaver somniferum cultivar HN1 chromosome 1, ASM357369v1, whole genome shotgun sequence. It encodes these proteins:
- the LOC113297858 gene encoding heterogeneous nuclear ribonucleoproteins A2/B1-like isoform X1, with the translated sequence MENKLVVLGIPWDVDTDGLRDYMSKFGELEDVIVMKERSTGRSRGFGYVTFAEVEDAKNALESEHFLGNRILEVKVATPKEEMRAPSKKVTRIFVARIPQTVTEAIFRSYFETYGEITDIYMPKDQGSKAHRGIGFITYETADSVDTLMSETHELEGSTIVVDRATPKDDDSTHMRQPPPSRVPQGGYGAYNAYITAATRYAALGAPTMYDHPSLGYARGVAEPAVRGMGKKIFVGRLPQEASVEDLRHYFGRFGRIIDVYVPKDPKRTGHRGFGFVTFAEDGVAERVSRRTHEICGHQVAIDSATPLDDAGGTSGGGGVGNLMMQNLEPYGGYIGPMRAYNNYGSLDFDDWGNYGGQTYGGQSYGGLARAGVNIGGGGGGASSGRPSRMDWRFRPY
- the LOC113297858 gene encoding heterogeneous nuclear ribonucleoprotein A1-like 2 isoform X2, which encodes MSKFGELEDVIVMKERSTGRSRGFGYVTFAEVEDAKNALESEHFLGNRILEVKVATPKEEMRAPSKKVTRIFVARIPQTVTEAIFRSYFETYGEITDIYMPKDQGSKAHRGIGFITYETADSVDTLMSETHELEGSTIVVDRATPKDDDSTHMRQPPPSRVPQGGYGAYNAYITAATRYAALGAPTMYDHPSLGYARGVAEPAVRGMGKKIFVGRLPQEASVEDLRHYFGRFGRIIDVYVPKDPKRTGHRGFGFVTFAEDGVAERVSRRTHEICGHQVAIDSATPLDDAGGTSGGGGVGNLMMQNLEPYGGYIGPMRAYNNYGSLDFDDWGNYGGQTYGGQSYGGLARAGVNIGGGGGGASSGRPSRMDWRFRPY